In Amycolatopsis sp. EV170708-02-1, the following are encoded in one genomic region:
- a CDS encoding YafY family protein translates to MTTGTSARLLRLLSLLQARRDWPGADLADRLQVDVRTVRRDVERLRELGYPVHATPGVAGGYRLGAGAALPPLLLDDDEAVAVAVGLRTAANGTVSGIEETSVRALTKLEQVLPARLRHRVTALNAAMIPLGGVVPVIDAAALTVIASACRDHQRLRFGYRSHSGDVTERYIEPLRLVHTGRRWYLVAFDLDRDDWRTFRVDRIDGVPDTSFRFTPREPPAEDLAAYVSRGITSSPYPHQMVLRVEASAEALAEYVSPTAGTIEAIDERTCRVRVGSNDLSVMPYYLAHWDVDFVVEEAPDEVKERLRLVADRFARAVG, encoded by the coding sequence ATGACCACGGGTACGTCGGCCCGGCTGCTGAGGCTCCTCTCCCTGCTGCAGGCGCGGCGCGACTGGCCGGGCGCCGACCTGGCCGACCGGCTGCAGGTGGACGTCCGCACGGTCCGGCGCGACGTCGAACGGCTGCGGGAGCTGGGCTACCCGGTGCACGCCACCCCCGGGGTCGCGGGCGGCTACCGGCTCGGTGCGGGGGCCGCGTTGCCGCCCCTGCTGCTGGACGACGACGAGGCGGTCGCGGTCGCCGTCGGGCTCCGCACCGCCGCGAACGGCACGGTGTCGGGCATCGAGGAGACCTCGGTGCGCGCGCTCACGAAACTGGAGCAGGTGCTGCCCGCCCGGCTCCGGCACCGGGTGACCGCGCTGAACGCCGCGATGATCCCGCTCGGCGGCGTCGTCCCGGTCATCGACGCGGCGGCGCTGACGGTCATCGCGTCCGCGTGCCGCGACCATCAGCGGCTCCGGTTCGGCTACCGCAGCCACAGCGGTGACGTCACCGAGCGCTACATCGAGCCGTTGCGCCTGGTGCACACCGGGCGCCGGTGGTACCTGGTCGCGTTCGACCTCGATCGTGACGACTGGCGGACCTTCCGCGTCGACCGGATCGACGGTGTCCCGGACACGAGTTTCCGGTTCACGCCGAGGGAACCGCCCGCCGAGGACCTCGCGGCCTACGTTTCCCGCGGGATCACGTCATCGCCGTATCCGCACCAGATGGTGCTGCGGGTCGAGGCCTCGGCGGAGGCGCTCGCCGAGTACGTGTCACCGACCGCCGGGACGATCGAGGCCATCGACGAGCGCACCTGCCGGGTCAGGGTCGGTTCCAACGACCTCTCCGTGATGCCCTACTACCTCGCCCACTGGGACGTCGACTTCGTCGTGGAGGAGGCACCGGACGAGGTCAAGGAGCGGCTACGGCTGGTCGCCGACCGCTTCGCGCGCGCGGTCGGCTGA
- a CDS encoding nucleoside deaminase, translated as MTQVIDPAQLLSVAREEAELGKAEGGVPIGAALFDTTGALLGRGHNRRVQDGDPSMHAETSAFRNAGRRPHYRDTIMVTTLSPCWYCSGLVRQFGIGRVIIGEATTFEGGHGWLEENGVEITLLDDPACTALMTEFIRDHPELWFEDIGVPAED; from the coding sequence CTGACCCAGGTGATCGATCCCGCGCAGCTGCTGTCCGTCGCCCGCGAAGAGGCCGAACTCGGCAAGGCCGAGGGCGGGGTTCCGATCGGCGCCGCCCTCTTCGACACCACCGGTGCCCTGCTCGGCCGCGGCCACAACCGCCGGGTCCAGGACGGCGACCCGTCGATGCACGCCGAGACCTCCGCGTTCCGGAACGCGGGCAGGCGGCCGCACTACCGGGACACGATCATGGTCACCACCCTCTCCCCCTGCTGGTACTGCAGCGGGCTGGTACGCCAGTTCGGCATCGGCCGGGTGATCATCGGCGAGGCCACCACGTTCGAGGGCGGGCACGGCTGGCTCGAAGAGAACGGCGTCGAGATCACCCTGCTGGACGATCCGGCCTGCACCGCGCTGATGACGGAGTTCATCCGGGATCACCCGGAGCTGTGGTTCGAGGACATCGGCGTCCCCGCCGAGGACTAG
- a CDS encoding GGDEF domain-containing protein — MVGDSLMATGSRGRRDRLAAPRRILGSWSLWELPRRGLIGYLLLVDFAAFAATAYLFVLRPPAPSSLLPFSALLTGMILSSELSRPVERSRADTRLGAGLDAAWIFAGALLLPPALAAVLVVASAGYRWFRIRRGIPHRQVFAASATMLSALGASIIPVLLGAPPFADAARDFESFALVFATGLIFLSVDAALAAPAAEFGAEPSGFAFDAAMVAFGLLLAWSAADWPYVTLVLAGALVVLHRAGTMRALRGHAGTDAGTGLLTASSWLDGARTQFELLRGRGADLSLLMLDLDHFARLNDRHGRHVGDDVLRAVADTLRAEVRAADLVGRFGGEEFVVLLPGTSRFDAHAIAERIRMRISSTFVSLGGTFAGATVSIGVSSHPAGGETLDRLVGAADQAMRAAKGAGRNRTVVFEAES; from the coding sequence ATGGTGGGGGACTCCCTGATGGCGACCGGAAGCCGCGGCCGGAGAGACCGGCTCGCCGCGCCGCGCCGGATACTGGGGTCCTGGAGCCTGTGGGAACTACCCAGGCGAGGCCTGATCGGGTACCTGCTCCTCGTCGACTTCGCCGCTTTCGCCGCCACCGCCTACCTCTTCGTGTTACGGCCGCCCGCGCCGTCGTCCTTGCTCCCGTTTTCGGCTCTGCTGACGGGAATGATCCTGAGCTCGGAGCTTTCGCGGCCCGTCGAGCGGTCGCGTGCCGACACCCGGCTCGGTGCCGGACTGGACGCGGCGTGGATTTTCGCGGGCGCTTTGCTGCTGCCGCCCGCACTCGCCGCGGTGCTCGTCGTCGCTTCGGCGGGCTACCGCTGGTTCCGGATCCGGCGGGGGATCCCGCATCGCCAGGTGTTCGCGGCCTCCGCCACCATGCTTTCGGCGCTCGGTGCCTCGATCATCCCGGTACTGCTGGGCGCGCCGCCGTTCGCCGACGCGGCAAGGGATTTCGAGAGTTTCGCGCTGGTTTTCGCGACCGGCCTGATCTTCCTGTCCGTCGACGCCGCTTTGGCCGCGCCGGCCGCCGAATTCGGGGCGGAACCGTCGGGGTTCGCCTTCGACGCGGCGATGGTCGCGTTCGGCTTGCTGCTCGCGTGGTCGGCGGCGGATTGGCCGTACGTCACCTTGGTACTCGCCGGGGCACTCGTGGTACTTCACCGGGCCGGGACGATGCGCGCCCTGCGTGGCCACGCGGGTACGGACGCCGGCACCGGGCTGCTCACCGCGTCGTCCTGGTTGGACGGTGCGCGCACCCAATTCGAACTGCTTCGGGGCCGTGGCGCCGATCTTTCGCTGCTGATGCTCGACCTGGACCACTTCGCACGGCTCAACGACCGGCACGGCAGGCACGTCGGGGACGACGTCCTCCGCGCGGTGGCGGACACTTTGCGCGCCGAGGTCCGTGCGGCGGACCTGGTCGGCCGGTTCGGTGGTGAGGAATTCGTCGTCCTGCTGCCCGGCACCAGCCGGTTCGACGCGCACGCGATCGCCGAACGCATCCGGATGCGGATCTCCTCGACGTTCGTCTCACTGGGTGGGACGTTCGCCGGGGCGACCGTCTCGATCGGGGTGTCGTCGCATCCCGCCGGTGGCGAGACGCTCGACCGGCTTGTCGGCGCGGCGGATCAGGCGATGCGCGCGGCGAAGGGGGCCGGGCGCAACCGGACCGTCGTCTTCGAGGCCGAAAGCTAG
- a CDS encoding chitinase: MKSLRRWATLATAAGAALATAVGLAPVASAAPDPVLASPYLYQWSGQTDPIAAMNATGVKAFTLAFILSDGGCNPKWDGSRSLTGSDATMIANIRAKGGDVIPSFGGWSGTKLGPKCGTPAALAGAYQKVIDAYKLKAIDLDVENTDEFENYTVQDRILNAVKITKQKNPGLRVVITIPTEVGGPNAHGKRLINQSKALGAGVDAWSVMPFDFSSGGDMAGKTRSAVDGLKNVVKSTFGLSDDAAYRRSGLSSMNGKTDVAGETVSVADFRAIRDYAASKHLARLSFWAVNRDCNNCAGISQGKYDYTKIVAGYTG; encoded by the coding sequence ATGAAATCCCTACGACGCTGGGCAACACTGGCCACCGCCGCCGGCGCCGCTCTCGCCACGGCCGTCGGCCTCGCCCCCGTCGCCTCGGCCGCCCCGGACCCGGTGCTCGCCTCGCCCTATCTGTACCAGTGGTCGGGACAGACGGACCCGATCGCCGCGATGAACGCCACCGGGGTCAAGGCCTTCACCCTCGCGTTCATCCTCTCCGACGGCGGCTGCAACCCGAAATGGGACGGGAGCCGTTCCCTCACCGGCTCCGACGCCACGATGATCGCCAACATCCGGGCCAAGGGCGGCGACGTCATCCCGTCGTTCGGCGGCTGGTCCGGCACGAAGCTCGGGCCGAAATGCGGCACCCCCGCCGCACTCGCCGGCGCGTACCAGAAGGTCATCGACGCCTACAAGCTCAAGGCGATCGACCTCGACGTCGAGAACACCGACGAATTCGAGAACTACACCGTCCAGGACCGGATCCTGAACGCCGTCAAGATCACGAAGCAGAAGAACCCCGGCCTGCGCGTGGTCATCACCATCCCGACCGAGGTGGGCGGCCCCAACGCGCACGGGAAGCGGCTGATCAACCAGTCGAAGGCGCTCGGCGCGGGGGTCGACGCGTGGTCGGTCATGCCGTTCGACTTCTCCAGCGGCGGTGACATGGCGGGCAAGACCCGCAGCGCCGTCGACGGGCTGAAGAACGTCGTGAAGTCCACCTTCGGCCTGAGCGACGACGCGGCCTACCGGCGCAGCGGGCTTTCGTCGATGAACGGGAAGACCGACGTGGCGGGCGAGACCGTCAGCGTCGCCGACTTCCGCGCGATCCGCGACTACGCGGCGAGCAAACATCTCGCCCGGCTGTCGTTCTGGGCGGTGAACCGCGACTGCAACAACTGCGCGGGAATCTCGCAGGGCAAGTACGACTACACCAAGATCGTGGCGGGTTACACCGGCTGA
- a CDS encoding ABC transporter substrate-binding protein, whose amino-acid sequence MSWLDSLRTRMSEARERAATGPPVRPRGWARRHRVLLIAVVVLLLSAVLVSFRPWESCGAGLHAVDADEESVGSSYVCVGLNLDSGPMRDDDPLDPLEKLIKGRNERAGDNFKTIVVLENLAPDPKIDSQPFPFVRREVQGAITAAWPKNGPPGIKLLLANYGSNAEHWRVVADEIVAAATAQRIVAVTDIGISTESSRALVAELSRHGIATIGATVTADNMNTDPKGARIDNFFRVGPTNTDEARAAAGYIASHGFKRVMMIQGVSKEDTYATTLAEAFQSSSKVPVIFTKTYDVKPLTDTSREAYLRGLFSRWHNDICGARPDLIYFAGRGLDLGALVAALAGDGACEGLETVTVMTGDDASTLAGKPLQLNKDISVRLRYTALAYPDQWDMFTADPAHPTYKKNYDNFVAEFTGTHGFPKAELWDGAAMIEHDAVAAAVEAAVQNVSSDPVSVPDVLRSIDCNSPVPGATGFVAFDQATGNQLDKALPILSIDPDGSVHPVDLVWSRGGR is encoded by the coding sequence ATGTCCTGGCTCGATTCGTTGAGAACTCGTATGTCCGAGGCCCGTGAACGCGCGGCGACGGGACCTCCGGTGCGGCCCCGCGGCTGGGCGCGCCGTCATCGGGTGCTGCTGATCGCGGTCGTGGTCCTGCTGCTGAGCGCCGTGCTGGTGTCGTTCCGGCCGTGGGAGTCCTGCGGTGCCGGCCTGCACGCGGTGGACGCGGACGAGGAGTCGGTCGGCTCGTCGTACGTCTGCGTCGGGCTGAACCTCGACTCCGGCCCGATGCGGGACGACGATCCGCTCGACCCGCTGGAGAAGCTCATCAAGGGCCGCAACGAGAGGGCGGGCGACAACTTCAAGACCATCGTGGTGCTGGAGAACCTCGCGCCCGATCCGAAGATCGACAGCCAGCCGTTCCCGTTCGTCCGGCGGGAGGTCCAGGGCGCGATCACCGCCGCGTGGCCGAAGAACGGGCCGCCGGGGATCAAGCTCCTGCTGGCCAACTACGGGAGCAACGCAGAACACTGGCGCGTCGTCGCCGACGAGATCGTCGCCGCGGCCACCGCCCAGCGCATCGTGGCGGTCACCGACATCGGCATCAGCACGGAGAGCAGCCGGGCGCTGGTGGCCGAACTGTCCCGCCACGGCATCGCCACGATCGGCGCGACCGTCACCGCGGACAACATGAACACCGACCCGAAGGGCGCGCGGATCGACAACTTCTTCCGGGTGGGCCCGACCAACACCGACGAGGCCCGCGCCGCGGCCGGGTACATCGCCTCGCACGGTTTCAAGCGCGTGATGATGATCCAGGGAGTCAGCAAAGAGGACACCTACGCGACCACGCTCGCCGAAGCCTTCCAGAGCTCCTCGAAGGTCCCGGTCATCTTCACGAAGACCTACGACGTCAAACCGCTCACCGACACCTCGCGCGAGGCGTATCTGCGAGGGCTGTTCAGCAGATGGCACAACGACATCTGTGGTGCGAGACCCGATCTGATCTACTTCGCCGGCCGCGGGCTCGACCTCGGTGCCCTCGTGGCGGCGCTGGCGGGCGACGGCGCCTGCGAAGGGCTCGAAACGGTGACCGTGATGACCGGGGACGACGCGAGCACGCTCGCCGGGAAACCCTTGCAGCTGAACAAGGACATCAGTGTCCGGCTCCGCTACACGGCCCTCGCGTATCCCGACCAGTGGGATATGTTCACCGCCGATCCGGCGCATCCGACGTACAAGAAGAATTACGACAACTTCGTCGCCGAATTCACCGGTACCCACGGTTTTCCCAAGGCGGAATTGTGGGACGGCGCCGCGATGATCGAACACGACGCGGTCGCGGCGGCCGTCGAAGCCGCGGTGCAGAACGTGTCGTCGGATCCGGTTTCGGTGCCGGACGTGTTGCGCAGCATCGACTGCAACTCCCCGGTGCCCGGCGCGACGGGGTTCGTCGCGTTCGATCAGGCGACGGGGAATCAGCTCGACAAGGCGTTGCCGATCCTGTCGATCGATCCGGACGGTTCGGTGCATCCGGTCGACCTGGTGTGGTCGAGGGGCGGCCGCTGA
- a CDS encoding TetR/AcrR family transcriptional regulator, giving the protein MIREPQQERSRTTRRRLVEAAVETIGELGWHGTTVAVIAERAGVSRGAAQHHFPTREDLVAAAVEHVGEIQIVELRARAAELPSGRSRIERAVDMVLNLYSGPLFRAALHLWVAASTDDSLRATLVPLEARVGREAHRVTVELLGVDESHQGVRELVQATLDLARGLGLANLLTDDTKRRKQIVAQWARVLEPTLASAKI; this is encoded by the coding sequence GTGATCCGCGAACCGCAGCAGGAGCGCAGCCGCACGACCCGGCGGCGGCTGGTCGAGGCCGCCGTCGAGACGATCGGGGAGCTGGGCTGGCACGGGACCACCGTCGCGGTCATCGCCGAACGCGCCGGGGTGTCGCGCGGCGCCGCCCAGCACCACTTCCCGACCAGGGAGGATCTGGTCGCGGCCGCGGTCGAGCACGTCGGTGAGATCCAGATAGTGGAACTGCGCGCCCGCGCGGCGGAACTGCCGTCGGGCCGGTCGCGGATCGAGCGGGCCGTCGACATGGTGCTCAACCTCTACAGCGGGCCGCTGTTCCGTGCCGCGCTCCATCTGTGGGTCGCGGCTTCGACCGATGACTCGCTGCGCGCGACGCTGGTGCCGCTGGAGGCCCGGGTCGGCCGGGAAGCCCACCGCGTCACCGTCGAGCTGCTCGGCGTCGACGAGTCCCACCAGGGCGTTCGCGAGCTGGTCCAGGCCACTCTCGATCTTGCCCGCGGCCTGGGCCTGGCGAACCTGCTGACCGACGACACGAAGCGGCGCAAGCAGATCGTCGCGCAGTGGGCGCGGGTCCTGGAACCGACCTTGGCGTCGGCGAAGATCTGA
- a CDS encoding NAD(P)-dependent oxidoreductase: protein MSTLHGKTIIISGGSRGIGEAIAVRAARDGANIALLAKTAEPHPKLPGTLYTAAKAIEDAGGQALPIVGDVRDDTSVEAAIARTAEQFGGIDIVLNNASAIDLTPTESVSMKRYDLMQDINARGSFLLSKLAIPYLKLAENAHILTLSPPISLDEKWFQAGHLAYSIAKYSMSLVTVGLAAELRQYGIAANSLWPRTTIDTAAIRNVVGAELAAKSRTPEIMADAAHAILTKPSTEATGNFYLDDEVLAAEGVTDFSKYRVGGREEDLQLDFWVEGRTP, encoded by the coding sequence ATGAGCACACTCCACGGCAAGACGATCATCATCTCCGGCGGCAGCCGCGGGATCGGCGAGGCCATCGCGGTGCGCGCCGCCCGCGACGGGGCGAACATCGCCCTCCTGGCGAAGACCGCCGAGCCGCATCCGAAGCTGCCGGGCACGCTCTACACCGCGGCCAAGGCGATCGAGGACGCCGGCGGGCAGGCGCTGCCGATCGTCGGCGACGTCCGGGACGACACGTCGGTCGAGGCCGCGATCGCGCGGACCGCGGAGCAGTTCGGCGGCATCGACATCGTGCTCAACAACGCGAGCGCGATCGACCTGACCCCGACCGAATCCGTCAGCATGAAGCGCTACGACCTGATGCAGGACATCAACGCGCGCGGATCCTTCCTGCTGTCGAAACTCGCCATCCCGTACCTGAAGCTCGCGGAGAACGCGCACATCCTGACACTGTCGCCGCCGATCAGCCTCGACGAGAAGTGGTTCCAGGCCGGGCATCTCGCGTACAGCATCGCGAAGTACTCGATGAGCCTGGTGACCGTCGGGCTCGCCGCGGAACTGCGGCAGTACGGGATCGCGGCGAACTCGTTGTGGCCGCGCACGACGATCGACACCGCGGCGATCCGCAACGTCGTCGGCGCGGAACTGGCGGCCAAATCGCGGACGCCGGAGATCATGGCGGACGCCGCGCACGCGATCCTCACCAAACCGAGCACCGAGGCGACGGGGAACTTCTACCTCGACGACGAGGTGCTGGCCGCCGAGGGCGTCACCGACTTCTCGAAGTACCGCGTCGGCGGGCGGGAGGAAGACCTGCAGCTCGACTTCTGGGTCGAGGGCCGCACCCCGTGA
- a CDS encoding acyl-CoA dehydrogenase family protein, with protein MNAMNFTEPEERVALRAAVAELGKKYGHEYYAKQARAGLKTEELWAEAGRLGYLGVNLPEEYGGGGAGIADLAAVLEELAAAGSPLLLMVVSPAICGTVISRFGTDEQKKRWLPGIADGSRRMVFAITEPDAGSNSHKITTTAKRDGGDWVLSGRKVFISGVDEADAVLVVGRTEDAKTGKLKPALFIVPTDAPGFEYKQIEMDLIAPEKQFGLFLDDVHLPADALVGEEDAAIAQLFAGLNPERIMGASFSLGIARYALGKAVAYANDRKVWGAPIGTHQGLAHPLAEIKIELELAKLMTQKAASLYDSGDDFGAGESANMAKYAAAEVAIRAVDQAVQTHGGNGLASEYGLGTLVAAVRLGRIAPVSREMVLNFVGQHSLGLPRSY; from the coding sequence ATGAACGCGATGAACTTCACCGAGCCCGAGGAGCGCGTCGCGCTGCGGGCCGCGGTCGCCGAACTCGGCAAGAAGTACGGGCACGAGTACTACGCCAAGCAGGCGCGTGCCGGGCTCAAGACCGAGGAACTGTGGGCCGAAGCCGGACGGCTGGGCTACCTCGGCGTGAACCTGCCCGAGGAGTACGGCGGCGGGGGAGCGGGGATCGCGGATCTCGCCGCGGTGCTCGAAGAACTCGCCGCGGCGGGCTCCCCGCTGCTGCTCATGGTCGTCTCGCCGGCGATCTGCGGCACGGTCATCTCGCGTTTCGGCACCGACGAGCAGAAGAAGCGCTGGCTGCCGGGGATCGCCGACGGTAGCAGGCGGATGGTCTTCGCGATCACCGAACCGGACGCCGGGTCGAACTCGCACAAGATCACCACGACCGCGAAACGCGACGGTGGCGATTGGGTCCTCAGTGGACGGAAGGTCTTCATCTCCGGTGTCGACGAGGCGGACGCCGTCCTGGTCGTCGGCCGCACCGAGGACGCCAAGACCGGCAAGCTCAAGCCCGCGCTGTTCATCGTCCCGACCGACGCGCCCGGCTTCGAGTACAAGCAGATCGAGATGGACCTGATCGCGCCGGAGAAGCAGTTCGGCCTGTTCCTCGACGACGTCCACCTGCCCGCCGACGCACTGGTCGGCGAGGAGGACGCGGCGATCGCGCAGCTGTTCGCCGGGCTCAACCCCGAACGCATCATGGGCGCGTCGTTCTCGCTCGGCATCGCGCGCTACGCGCTGGGCAAGGCGGTCGCCTACGCCAACGACCGCAAGGTGTGGGGCGCGCCGATCGGTACCCACCAGGGGCTCGCGCATCCGCTGGCCGAGATCAAGATCGAGCTGGAACTCGCCAAGCTCATGACGCAGAAGGCGGCGTCGCTCTACGACTCCGGTGACGACTTCGGCGCGGGCGAGTCGGCGAACATGGCGAAGTACGCCGCCGCCGAGGTCGCCATCCGCGCCGTCGACCAGGCCGTGCAGACCCACGGCGGCAACGGGCTCGCCAGCGAATACGGGCTGGGCACGCTGGTCGCGGCCGTCCGGCTCGGCCGGATCGCGCCGGTGAGCCGCGAGATGGTGCTCAACTTCGTCGGCCAGCACAGCCTCGGCCTGCCCCGCTCCTACTGA